From the bacterium genome, one window contains:
- a CDS encoding cytochrome C — translation MTLKRHLILLAIALIVPFAAQAKDHPGKAYIEKNGYQGPSTCEAQGCHPGTAKLFLGTVHWKHASPVRNVDNLEPGKEYGMKNRIYTMCNGNDIVNNLKEIPPNPKTGKTKFTGCNTCHPGNHISDVGSTGRDAENAVDCLVCHSSAYDFRLRKPYKDTAGRVVMGQDRTTKAALSVGKPGVKNCMVCHEAAGGGVLIKRGFAFTNETDVHAAKGMVCVDCHAAKDHRIPTGFDPNNWANDGVRVACADCHGESPHKDEDSNRHAGRIACQACHIPRTGGAFAKDFTRWTQGSDGFFEPTTLRKEANETAPVYAWYNRTVANTPTFIGPKGSRGDKESRIYPFKMYEGKAFFDRKSGALLSMDFAPPMATGDALAGVASAVKTLGIKEYNPVPGWQTIYFGSSHLVTKEKALSCANCHAPNGVLNFKSLGYSEEEIRKLTSAALYFDKMSEKQKEEW, via the coding sequence ATGACTTTGAAGCGGCATCTGATTCTGCTGGCCATCGCGCTGATCGTGCCGTTCGCGGCGCAGGCGAAGGATCATCCCGGCAAGGCGTACATCGAGAAGAACGGCTACCAGGGGCCGTCGACCTGCGAGGCGCAAGGGTGCCATCCGGGGACGGCGAAGCTGTTCCTCGGCACCGTCCACTGGAAGCACGCGTCGCCGGTGCGGAACGTGGACAACCTGGAGCCAGGCAAAGAGTACGGGATGAAGAACCGGATCTACACGATGTGCAACGGGAACGACATCGTCAACAACCTGAAGGAGATCCCGCCGAACCCGAAGACGGGGAAGACGAAGTTCACGGGGTGCAACACCTGCCACCCGGGGAACCACATCAGCGATGTGGGCAGCACGGGGAGGGACGCCGAGAACGCCGTCGATTGCCTCGTGTGCCACTCCTCGGCCTATGACTTCCGCCTGCGCAAGCCGTACAAGGACACGGCAGGCCGGGTCGTGATGGGGCAGGACCGCACGACGAAGGCGGCCCTTTCGGTGGGAAAGCCCGGGGTCAAGAACTGCATGGTGTGCCACGAGGCGGCGGGCGGAGGAGTCCTTATCAAGCGCGGGTTCGCATTCACCAACGAGACGGACGTCCACGCCGCGAAGGGGATGGTCTGCGTCGACTGCCACGCGGCGAAGGATCACAGGATCCCGACGGGATTCGACCCGAACAACTGGGCCAACGACGGCGTACGGGTCGCCTGCGCGGATTGCCACGGGGAGTCGCCCCACAAGGACGAGGACAGCAACCGCCACGCGGGGCGGATCGCGTGCCAGGCGTGTCATATCCCCCGGACGGGGGGGGCGTTCGCGAAGGACTTCACCAGGTGGACCCAGGGGTCCGACGGCTTCTTCGAGCCCACCACGCTGCGCAAGGAGGCCAACGAAACGGCGCCGGTGTATGCATGGTACAACCGGACAGTGGCCAACACCCCGACCTTCATCGGCCCGAAGGGAAGCCGCGGGGACAAGGAAAGCAGGATCTACCCGTTCAAGATGTACGAGGGGAAGGCGTTCTTCGACCGGAAGTCAGGAGCGCTGCTTTCCATGGATTTCGCGCCTCCGATGGCCACCGGCGACGCGCTGGCCGGGGTGGCCTCCGCGGTGAAGACACTCGGCATCAAGGAGTACAACCCGGTCCCGGGGTGGCAGACGATCTACTTCGGAAGCAGCCACCTGGTGACGAAGGAGAAGGCGCTTTCCTGTGCGAACTGCCACGCCCCGAACGGCGTGCTGAATTTTAAATCCCTTGGATATTCCGAAGAAGAAATCCGGAAGTTGACCTCCGCAGCGCTCTATTTCGACAAGATGTCGGAGAAACAGAAGGAGGAGTGGTAA